CTCGCGCAGCGCCTGATGGCCAAGGCCGCCGAGGTGATCATCACCAAGGACGTCGACCTGGCCCTCCAGCTGGAGAGCGACGACGACGCGATGGACCTGCTCCACCGCACGCTCTTCCAGCACCTGATGGACGACCGCTGGAAGCACGGCATCGAGACCGCCGTGGACGTCACCCTCCTCGGCCGGTACTACGAGCGTTTCGCGGACCACGCGGTGTCGGTCGCGAAGCGGGTGGTGTACCTGGTGACGGGCGAACACGCGGACGAACTCCAGGCGGACATCCAGCCGGTGCAGCCGGTCGCGGGGGTGGAGGGGGCGTAGGTCCCCGGCGCTCGATGGTCGGACGGGGCGTGTGAACGCCTCCATGCGCCGTTGATGCGCCCGGCTGAACGGGCTTGGAATGGGGCAGTCAACGGGCGAGGACAGGCGAGGACACCACCTCGCTCCCTTGGCTCCGATGCACCGCTTCGGATTCCGGCGCGCCGCCTTCGGAAGCCGATGTGCCGCCTTCGGAATCCGATGTGTTGTCTTCGAAATCCGATGTGTTGCCTTCGGATTCCGATGCGCCGCTTCCATCCCTTCGCCTTCCATCCCTTCGAGGAGGGACCATGGCCGAATCCCCCGCCAGCCCCAGCACGCCGGACCCCACACAGGTCCGGGACACCCACCAACCCGCCGACATCAAGACCCTGCCTCTCTTCGGCGCCTGCGGCTGCGGCTCGGGATGCGGGTGCGGGTGCCAGTCCGGCAACCCGTGTCAGTGCGGCTGACGCTGATCGGTCGACCTGCCGATCAGCCGATCAGCCGCGCCGGCTCTGCTCGTACGCGGGGTGAAGGGGCCTGTCACTCGTGACGGGCCCCTTCACGCATGTCCGCGAGGGAGGGCGACGGCGCCTGCGGAGTCTCCCGCTGCGGAGTCGCCCGTTCGGCGGTACGGGCGCAGCATGGGGAGGGGGCCGGTGGTTGAGGAGGTAGGGGACATGACCAAGTTCATGGACGTGCACCACAACATGAAGGGCATCACGGAGGACCAGCTGCGTGCCGCGCACCAGGCCGACCTCGACGTCGAGAAGGACGAGAACGTCCACTTCGAGCGGGCCTGGGCCGATCCCGCGTCCGGCACCGTCTACTGCCTCTCCGAGGCCCCCTCCGCGGACGCGGTCCAGCGCGTCCACGAACGCTCGGGCCACATGGCGGACGAGATACACCCGGTGCCGCTGACGATCTAGCGGTGCACCGCGCCGACTCCGATCATGTGCGGCGCGGAGGGGTCGGTGCGGGGGGCTGACGCGGACGGGCTGACGCGGACGGACGAGCGCGGACGGCTGACGCGGACGGACCGGCGCGGACGGACCGGCGCAACGAGCGTGCGCGGGCTTTCGGTCGGCGCGGTCAGCCGCTTCACCACCTCCGCACGCCCTGTCCGCCTGCGCTCGCCGGATGGAACCATCCCCTTGCCGCAACCGGCGGGAACAAGGGGGTTCTGCACATGTCCGTAGTGATGTCGATGCACTGGCCTGAGGTGACTCCGGAGCAGTACGACACCGTGCGAGACGCGGTCGACTGGGAAGGGGTACCGGCGGCCGGGGGCCAGATCCACGTGGCCTGGTTCGACGACCAGGGCCTCCACGTCACGGACGTCTGGGAGTCCCAGCAGGCATTCGAGTCATTCTTCGCGGAGCGCCTGGCCCCCGTCATCGAAAAAGCGGGCCTCCCAGGCACCCCCCACACCACCTTCGGCCCCCTCCACCGCCGCTTCATCGCACCGGAGATCAAGGGCGCGGCGTAGCCCACCACGCTCCACATCGTATGAGGCCCCCTACCTGCGGTTCGGCGGGTAGGGGGCCTGTTTCTGGTCTGGGCGGACGAGTACTTCTTGCTGGTGTGCGACGACGTGCCCCATGACGTCGCACTCTCCGACCCCGGCGTCCGCGTGATGGACGTCGTCCAGGTCGTGCGTCGGCTGACGGGGCTGAGCCTCTGGCGCAGCAAGATTCTGGCGACCCGGGTTCCCTCCGTCGTTCTCACCTGCGTGCCGGAGGAGGACGCGGGGCAGCCGTCTCAGCCCTCCACGATGCGGGAGCTCAGGCGGAGACGAGAGAGCGTCCGGAGCCGTACTGCCGAAGCGCTGAGGTTCCAGGGAGGTTCCAGACCGTGAACATGTCCCCGCCCCGCGCCGTATGCGCAGGTCGGGGGCATGATCATCAACTCTACTTCTTCTTGCCCTGGGTCTTGCCGGGGATCTTGGTGAGCTGGGTATTTGCTGGTCAGGGGCGGTGGGCTCGTGCGCGTGGTGGTCGTCGTTGGTCGTCATTGGCCATTGTTGAGCGGCCTCGGACGGCCCAGAGACGGCCCAGCCGTGGATCACATGAACGGCCTCAGCCGACGGAGGCAGCCCGCCACTGGGCGGTGATGCACCCCTCTTCCATGTCCCACCACTCCTTGGCCACGCCATGGTTGAGCAGCTTCTGTACTTTGGAGAGATCGGCCGTGGGCGGGACGTCCAGGGCGACCATGCCGAACGGCTCTATGCCCTCGCCGCAGACACCGAGTTCGTGAAACGCGTTGAGCACGCTCTGCCGTGCGGCCCCCGAGCCGCCGTCACGGATCACAATGAAGCGGATGGTGCAGTTCTCCGAACGCCGAACCACCTCGCCGGCCCATGGCACACCTTCCTCGTCGGGCTGGATGGCCACGACGTCCCCGCACGCGATGCCTCGAACGAACCACGGGATGTTGTCGAGCCGCACGGTGCCGTCCCCCTGGTCGACGGCCCACAGACTCTCCGCCGATGCCGGGGGCCAGTCGTCGTCGATCTCAAGCCGGAAGTGCACCTTCACGTACGGGCCTTCGGGGTTCGTCATGGTGCCCAGGATGCACAGCCCTGCCGAGCTGGCCGCATGTGGGTAACCTCTGCTCCAGCTGATTACGTGTTCGTATGGGCCTCAGCCGACGACAGTCAGCCACGACGGCGGGGAGGCCAGCCGATCACGCGCGCGTTTGCCTCGCTGGCCCCCCCCGGCCTCAGCCACGCTGTCGGTGCCGTCGAACAGAGCAAGCCACCACGGCGGCACCGTGGCGACGGTGCCTGAGCCCTCAGCTTGGGAAGCTAAGGGCATCTGGGGCTTGCTCCGGACCTGACCTGCGGCGGAGGCGCGTAGATGCTTGGCGGACGGTCGCCTGGTTTCCCGCTACTCCCCGTGGTTCCCCGCAGGATCTGGCACGAGTCATTCGTTGTTGAACCGCTCCAAGACCAGGCCTACGGAGCCTTCTTCGAGCCCGTTGCTCTCCTCCAGGTGGAGATGGGCGCCGTCCGGTGTGCCGTCCTGCGCAAGCGTGAGGAGGTGGCCGGCCAGGGTCTTCAACCCGGCAGCGTTTGCCTCAATGACGATCTCCCCGCCCAGGTTGCGGACCTCGATGCGTGCGCCCTCCTCCCATGTGAAAACGCTGGTGACTCCATCGGACGCAGCGCTCATATGAGTGGTCATCGACGGGGCAGCGCTGGATTCAGAGGTCATACCCCAAGCATCGCCTACCCAGGGCAAGCTGTGACGGCGAGACCTCATGACTTCGTCGTCCCGAAGCAACTTAGGTGGGGGCTGCGCTTGGGCTGGTGTGCTGCTCGCCTGCCCCGATGGTCCGCTGCCGTCCGCGCTCGTCCGCCCGCGATGCGGCCCGTTTCGTTCTAACCTCAGCCGACGACAGCCAGCCACGATGGCGGGTGCGCCGACCGACCACGCACGCGTGTGTGTCTCACTGCACCCCCACCGTATGCGGCACGTCGTGCAGCCACTGCCATGCCTGCTCGGAAGCTTCCGGGTCGAATGCAGGTGAGATGGTGCGCAGTGCGACGGCAACCCACCGTCGGCCGCCAACTCGACGTCCGCACCATCCGCTCCGAGCAAGGCGGTGTTCGCTCCACCCAAGGGCGGCAAGCTGCGGGACGTACCGCTCTCTGTACCGGTCGCCGATGCGCTCCGGGAGCACATGAAGCGGTACCCGCCGGTCGAGATCACCTTGCCGTGGCAGGTGGCGGACGGGCCTCCGGTGACCAAGCGGCTGATCTTCACCGGACCGCGCGGCGGACACGTTTGGCGCACCTCGCTCAACGAGGAGGTGTGGAAGCGGGCGCTGGCCTCGGCCGGGGTGATCCCCAAGCGCAAGCCGGGGAGTCCTACGCCGAGTCCCGCGAGAACGGCATGCACGCACTCCGGCACTTCTACGCCTCGATGCTCCTGGACGCGCACGAGAACATCAAGGCTCTCGCCGAGTACCTGGGGCACTCCGACCCCGGCCTGACCCTCCGCGTGTACGCGCACCTCATGCCGTCCAGCCAGGAGCGCACTCGCAAGGCCGTGGCTGCCGTCTTCGACACGGCCCGGCCCGAGCTCTCCCACACCTGACGGCCCACAGACGGCCCAGCACCACCAAGAAGCCCCCTACCAGCGGAGAACCCGCAGGTAGGGGGCTTTTTCGGCCCTGCTTACTTCTTCTTGCCCTGGTTCTTGACCGCCTCGATTGCGGCTGCTGCCGCGTCGGGGTCGAGGTAGGTGCCGCCGGGGGTGACGGGCTTGAAGTTGGCGTCCAGTTCGTAGGCGAGGGGGATGCCCGTGGGGATGTTGAGGCCTGCGATGTCCGTGTCCGAGATGTCGTCGAGGTGCTTGACGAGGGCGCGGAGGGAGTTGCCGTGGGCGGCGACGAGGACCGTGCGGCCGGCCAGGAGGTCGGGGACGATGCCGTCGTACCAGTACGGCAGCATGCGCGTGACGACGTCCTTCAGGCACTCCGTGCGGGGGCGCAGCTCCGGCGGGATCGTCGCGTAGCGCGCGTCGGTCGCCTGGGAGAACTCCGAGTCGTCCGCGAGCGGCGGCGGCGGGGTGTCGTACGAGCGGCGCCACAGCATGAACTGCTCCTCGCCGAACTCGGCGAGGGTCTGGGCCTTGTCCTTGCCCTGGAGGGCGCCGTAGTGGCGCTCGTTCAGGCGCCAGCTGCGGTGGACCGGGATCCAGTGGCGGTCGGCGGACTCGAGGGCCAGCTGCGCGGTGCGGATGGCGCGTCGCTGGAGGGAGGTGTGCAGCACGTCCGGGAGCAGGCCGGCGTCCTTCAGCAGCTCACCGCCGCGCGTCGCCTCCTTCTCGCCCTTCGGAGTCAGGTTGACGTCCACCCAGCCGGTGAACAGGTTCTTCTCGTTCCACTCGCTCTCGCCGTGGCGGAGGAGGATCAGCTTGTACGGTGCGTCGGCCATGGCCCCGAGCGTAATCGACGGCCGAGAACCGTCATACGTCCGGCCGACAGGCGGACACCCCCCGGCTGCACCCCCTGCTCCCCGCCCATGACAGTTGACTGGGGTTGTTAATTGGGTGGCTCGGGTCTCTCCCCCGTTCGTAAGTTGTGTTCGCCGCTTTAGCCGCTTACGCCCGTGGGGGAGCTCCATGCCACTCGTCGCCGCCAGACGTGCCGTCCGCGAAACGGTCTCGGGGCTGCCCCGCGAGTTCTGGTGGCTGTGGACCAGCACGCTGGTGAACCGGCTGGGTGCCTTCGTCGCCACCTTCATGGCGCTGTACCTGACGCTGGACCGCGGGTACTCCGCCTCGTACGCCGGACTCGTCGCCTCGCTGCACGGGCTCGGCGGGGTCGTCTCCTCGCTCGTCGGCGGGGTCATGGCCGACCGGCTCGGCCGACGGCCCACCCTGCTCGTCGCACAGGTCTCGACAGCGTTGTCGGTCGCGCTGCTCGGCTTCGTGCGGGATCCCGTCGCGATCGCCGCCGTCGCCTTCCTCGTCGGCGCCGCCAGCAACGCGTCGCGCCCTGCCGTGCAGGCGATGATGGCGGACATCGTCCGGCCCGAGGACCGCGTCCGCGCGTTCTCCCTCAACTACTGGGCCATCAACCTCGGTTTCGCCGTCTCCTCCATGGCCGCCGGGTTCATCGCCGAGGTCAGTTATCGCGCCGGCTTCCTCCTCGAGGCCGGGATGACCCTGACCTGCGCGATCCTCGTCTTCCTGAAGCTGCCGGAGTCGCGGCCGGAGAGCGGGACGGCGGTGGGGAGGGCCGGCGCCGCCTCGGACGCGGTCGGGCTCGGCACCGTGGTCCGCGACGGGCGGTTCATGGGCGTCGTCGGGCTGTCCTTCCTCGTCGCGCTGATCTTCCAGCAGGGGTCCGTCGGGCTGCCGGTCGCGATGGGCGCGGCGGGCTTCACGCCGGCGGACTACGGTCTCGCCATCGCCGTCAACGGGGTGCTGATCGTCGCCCTGCAGATCCCGGTCACCCGGTTCATCGAGCACCGGGATCCGGGACGGCTCCTGGTGGTCTCGTCCGTGCTCGCCGGGTACGGCTTCGGCCTCACCGCCTTCGCCGGGTCGATCGGGGTCTTCGCCCTCACCGTCTGCGTCTGGACCCTCGCCGAGATCATCAACGCGCCGACGCAGACCGGCGTCGTCGTCCGCCTCTCGCCCGCCCAGGGGCGCGGCCGCTACCAGGGCATGTACACGATGTCGTGGTCCGTCGCCGCGCTGGTCGCTCCGCTCATGTCCGGCGTCGTCATCGACCGGTGGGGCGCGGAGTGGCTGTGGGGGTTGTGCGCGGTCATCGGGACCGTGGCGGGGGCCGGGTACTGGGCGCTGATGCGCCGGATGCCGGGGGTGGGGGACGGGCCTGACAGCACGCGGCCTGACGGCACGGGGGCCGAGGGCACGGGGGCCGAGGGCACGGGGGCTGA
This genomic stretch from Streptomyces deccanensis harbors:
- a CDS encoding SCO4226 family nickel-binding protein, producing MTKFMDVHHNMKGITEDQLRAAHQADLDVEKDENVHFERAWADPASGTVYCLSEAPSADAVQRVHERSGHMADEIHPVPLTI
- a CDS encoding DUF4265 domain-containing protein yields the protein MTNPEGPYVKVHFRLEIDDDWPPASAESLWAVDQGDGTVRLDNIPWFVRGIACGDVVAIQPDEEGVPWAGEVVRRSENCTIRFIVIRDGGSGAARQSVLNAFHELGVCGEGIEPFGMVALDVPPTADLSKVQKLLNHGVAKEWWDMEEGCITAQWRAASVG
- a CDS encoding Imm32 family immunity protein — translated: MTSESSAAPSMTTHMSAASDGVTSVFTWEEGARIEVRNLGGEIVIEANAAGLKTLAGHLLTLAQDGTPDGAHLHLEESNGLEEGSVGLVLERFNNE
- a CDS encoding phosphoglyceromutase, which codes for MADAPYKLILLRHGESEWNEKNLFTGWVDVNLTPKGEKEATRGGELLKDAGLLPDVLHTSLQRRAIRTAQLALESADRHWIPVHRSWRLNERHYGALQGKDKAQTLAEFGEEQFMLWRRSYDTPPPPLADDSEFSQATDARYATIPPELRPRTECLKDVVTRMLPYWYDGIVPDLLAGRTVLVAAHGNSLRALVKHLDDISDTDIAGLNIPTGIPLAYELDANFKPVTPGGTYLDPDAAAAAIEAVKNQGKKK
- a CDS encoding MDR family MFS transporter, whose translation is MPLVAARRAVRETVSGLPREFWWLWTSTLVNRLGAFVATFMALYLTLDRGYSASYAGLVASLHGLGGVVSSLVGGVMADRLGRRPTLLVAQVSTALSVALLGFVRDPVAIAAVAFLVGAASNASRPAVQAMMADIVRPEDRVRAFSLNYWAINLGFAVSSMAAGFIAEVSYRAGFLLEAGMTLTCAILVFLKLPESRPESGTAVGRAGAASDAVGLGTVVRDGRFMGVVGLSFLVALIFQQGSVGLPVAMGAAGFTPADYGLAIAVNGVLIVALQIPVTRFIEHRDPGRLLVVSSVLAGYGFGLTAFAGSIGVFALTVCVWTLAEIINAPTQTGVVVRLSPAQGRGRYQGMYTMSWSVAALVAPLMSGVVIDRWGAEWLWGLCAVIGTVAGAGYWALMRRMPGVGDGPDSTRPDGTGAEGTGAEGTGADGTGAGSQGAGNARAVVSATAIGKATAVGEQVPGGQVLGEPVPGEQVLGEPIPGEPVLERPVPGSPIARSPIAGSPIAGQHVSGEQASGKTVGSV